ACGAAATCGAAACCGAAACCGATCGCTACATCAGCTGGCCGGGGCAGGCGCTGAGCTACAAACTCGGTGAGTTGAAAATCCGCGAGCTGCGCGCGAGCGCGGAAAAACAGCTTGGTGCAAAATTCGATATTCGCGCATTCCACGATGCGGTATTGAGCCTCGGTTCGGTGCCGCTGCCGCTGCTCGAAGAACGCATCAACGCGTTCATCGCCGAGTCGCATTAAGACACTGCGGTGTTCACGCGTATCGGGGATGATGCGCGTGAACACTGCGAAATGAATCGACGCTAGCGTTCGTCGCGCTGTGTTTCGGCGTCGACCACGGCGATGCGTCGCGGCTCGTGCGGATCGGGAAACTGGAGCACATTGCCGGCGTTGCGCTGGCGTTGTGTCATCGCTTCCGGGCGATGCCAAAGTACCGGCACGTGATGCGGGCGCGTTGGTTCGAATTCGTCATCATGCGCGTGTTCCTCGGCATAACGACGCTGTTCTTCTTCGAGATCCCAGCTGTATTTCTTGCGCGCCGGCAATGGATCGAGTCGATCCCACAAGATCGCTGCGATGGCGCCGCCGAACGCGCCGAACAAATGGTATTCCCACGAGATATCCGATTCGTGCGGCAACACCGTCATGACCATGCCGCCGTAGAAAAAGAACACCGCGAGTGCAATCGTGATCGCGAGCCGATCGCGGCGCAGCAGGCCGATCACGAACAGGAAAAACATCAGGCCGTGGATGATTCCGCTGATGCCGAGGTGATGCGACGGTCGGCCCCACAACCACACGCCGAGGCCGCTCACGATCCAGATCAGCGGTAGCGCACGGCGCACCGCGAGCGGATACGCATACAGCGTCAGCGTGCCGAGCAACAGCAGTGGTGCTGTGTTGGAAACCAGATGCGCGAGCGACGCATGCGCCAGCGGCGCGGTGAGGATGCCGAGCAGGCCGCGCCAGGTACGTGGCAGCAACGCAAGATCATCGTTCGACCAACCGAGCGAGATCGTCGCGATCCACAACAGCCACAGGCCGCCGACTAGCGCCAGCGCACTGAGAAATGCCAGCCGCAGCCGCGCGCGGTCGTTGCGCACCAGCACGGTGCTCGGATTGACGGGATCGAGATCGAACACGGGAGTATTCATCGCGATGACTTGGTGGCGGTGTGTATGTATCGCAAGTGGCGAGCCGCTGGCGCGATCAAGCAACGCCAGCGATGCCGTGCACGCCTATGGCAGAATGCCTGATCTGTAGTCGGGAATCGCCGTAATGATCCATCAATATCGCAACGTTTTATTTCTCCTCGCGATGCTCGGTTTTTTATCGGTCGGCAACGCCATCGCGGCGGGAGCAACCCAGGAAATTACGCTGCCCGGAAAAGGCAGGTTGGTGTTCAACGTGCCTGCGGGATGGCAGATGAAAGTGTTGGACAATCCGGCGAATCAACCGCCGATGATCGAGTTCGATCCGAGCAAAGGCGATGCGATGCGCATGCGTGTGGTCGTGCTCTGGACCAAGCCGCCCGATGCCACGTTCAACACGCCCGAGGCGCTGCGTAAACTCATGCAGAAAGCCGGCGAGGGCCAGTTGTTCACCGCGACCGAGCAACAGGTCGACCTCAAGGAATTGCACGGCAACGTCGGCGCGGGATATTGGTATGCGTTGACGGATCGCGCGCCGCAGGCCGGCGATTTCCAATACATGCTGCACGGTGCGTATCCGGTCGGCCCGTTGCTGCTCGACTTCACCGCTTTGTCGCGAAACACGCTGCGCGATGGCGACAAGGATTTGCTCGGGGCGATCGGCAGCGCGACGCTGGTGCCGGAAAAACCGTAAGGCGGCGATAGGCCGTTTTCATATGGAACGAGTATTTTTATTTGTGTTTTTTACAGCACTGTTAGGGTGTAGTGCCGTTGCTACATGCGCTAGCACTTATCAGTTGTTCTATTTTTTTGGCTTTTCGGCTGATTTTGTTGTTGTATCAAAGTACGCTGTGTGCGAACAGCCGCTGAACAATAGATGTGAGGCTCATTACGTCACTCGCAGCGCCAACGGGACATCGGGAGAGCTTGCCCCTTTTGGCTACGAATTCGAATCCGAGGCATTGGAACCCGGAAGTCGTGTCGTCAAACGCGACATTGGGTTCTCAAATGAGATTAATGGCAAACGAGAACTTTGGCCCTATTTGTGGCCGCACATAATTGTCTCTTTGCTAGGGGAGGCTGGACTATTGATTTGGTATTTTGGTGGCGGGTTAAAGGTTTTTAACCACTGGTTGCGCGGGTTCCACACTGAAGACTAACAGGCTCAACATTCGCGGGTCCGCTTCTTAATTCCAGGATAGAAATGAGCGCAACAGATGTGCGCTCACGCCGCTTTGCAAGCGTGCGCTACAAACCAAGATCGCTGAGGCTTGGATGATCGAGCGGTCGCGGGCCGGTTCGATCCCAAAAGAATTTGCGTTCGGATCCATCGATCGCCACATCGTTGATCGAGGCATGGCGAATACGCATCAATCCGCGTTCGTCGAACTCCCAATTCTCGTTGCCGTACGCGCGTTTCCAGTGGCCGTTTTGGTCGTGGCATTCGTAGGCAAAACGTACCGCGATACGGTTGTCGCCGAACGTCCAGAGTTCCTTGATCAAGCGATAATCGTGCTCGTTCGCCCACTTGCGCGTGAGGAATTCGACGATCGCCGCGCGGCCTTGGAAAAACTCCGAACGATTGCGCCACTGGCTGTCTTCGCTATACGCCAGCGCAACCTTTTCCGGACTGCGACCGTTCCAGCCATCTTCCGCGGCGCGAACTTTTTTCAGCGCCGTTTCGAGCGTGAACGGCGGTAGTGGTGGGCGAGTTTCCGCAGCGCTGGTCATGGTAATTCCTGTGCTGTTGGCAAATGGATCAGGCAACGTTGTGCAGTAATGAAATATCCGCGACTTCGAGAAACATACGGCGCAATTGCGCAAGCAGGCTCAGGCGATTGCGGCGTTTCGCCGTATCATCGACCATCACCATCACGCCTTCGAAAAACGCATCGACCGGCGCGCGTAAATCAGCGAGATGCTTGAGCACATCGACGTATGAGCGTGTCGCGAGCAGCGGCGTTATCGTACTCGATGCTGCTGCTATCGCCGCATGCAAATTTGCTTCGGCGCCGGTTTCGATCTGGGCGCAAATCAACAACTAGACTTATCGATAAGCGTTAGCTATCCGCCATCGTTGCCCATCGTGCTCGTAAATCACGATCTGCATCAGCGCACACTACGCTTTCCCCGCGATGATGGTGAACCACTGGCTGTCACGCCTTGCATGTGCCAACCTGGAAGTGCCGTGGGTACCTGCACTCCCGGCGCCTCCGGCAATTTTTCGAGGAGCGTGTCGATGGCGAGGCGCACACGTAGCGGCATGTATTCAGTCACCGGCCAGACCGCATGACTATCCATCGACGCTGAGGGCCGGTTCTCCCATAACGGAACAAGCGTACCGGCCTGAATGCGCTCACGGATAAGCCAGTGCGGCAACCACGCAAGACCCATGCCTGCCACGGCCGCATCGGCGGTCACTTCCAAATCATCAAGCCGCAGGCGCGAAGCGAGCGTGACTTCGATCAAGCGACCATTCGCGTCAGCTAACAGCCAAGGATACGGATTGCCCATGCGACAGTGAATCAATACATCGTGCGTGGCCAGAGCTTCGATAGTGTCAGGCTGGCCACGGGCTTTCAGGTAGTCAGGAGCCGCACATAACGCCTTCGGCTGAGTCGCCAAACGTCGGGCACACAGTCCAGTCGCCTCGCCCAATGCGCCGTTTCGGATACCGAGGTCGAATCCTTCGGCAATCAGGTCGACCGGACGGTCGCTGAAACTCAGCTCGAGCTCCAATTTGGGGTGCAGCCTTGCAAAGTCCAGCAGGATTGGGGCGATGCAGTAGCGGCCGAACAACACCGGCATGGTGATCCGCAAACGTCCGGCGACTTCCTGTTTGCCGGATTCCAGTTGCGATTCGGCAGCGCGCAGTTCTTCGATCGCCCGCAAGCATCGCTCGTAGTAGACATGACCGTCTTCGGTCAGGTTCTGGGTTCGCGTCGTGCGATGAAAGAGGCGCACGCCAAGGCGTGTTTCCAGGCGCGCGATCGCTTTGCCCACAGCTGATCGTGATAGCGCCAGGCGTTTGGCCGCGCGGGCAAACCCGCCCGCCCCCACCGCCTCTACGAAGACCGCCACGCCATCCAACCGACCTCGCATGTCCGTTTTCATCAATGCCTCCGCCAGCGGAAAAAAGGTTCGCGCGTCCTTCGCAACAGAAGGCTGTTTCCTTGTCAGGCTGCCTGCATGACGCATTCCGCTCACACAGAACATAGCTTAGCTGTTTAATCGTAGCGTTTGATTCTACAAAGATGGGAAAAACTATCGCCACTAACGCACCCATTTCTACAGTAGCATTTTCTCCATTCAATGCGGCTGCAATGTTCGCGTCGGTGCCAATCGAATTGTTGTCACCTACAGCGCCGCATCCGTGACCATCTTTTTACCTTTGAGAACTCCCGATGCAGATTTCGATTATCTATGACAGCGGCTATGGCCACACGGCCAAGCAAGCCCAAAGCGTGGCCGAGGGCGTGCGCCGGGTGGAGGGTACAGAGGTGCGTCTGATCCCTGTGTCCGAAGGGCACATACCTTGGGAAGTGCTTGAGGCAAGCGATGCCATTGTCTTCGGCTCACCCACTTACAGTGGCTCACCCAGCGCGCGCTTCAAGCAATTCTGCGAAGACTCCACCAAGGCTGCCTGGAACCAGATGAAATGGCGCAACAAAGTTGCCGCGGGGTTCACAAACTCAGGTGCGCAAAATGGCGATAAGCTGAACTCGCTGATCTCGATGGCGCTGTTTGCCGCTCAGCACGGCATGCTGTGGGTAGGTCTCGATCTGAAGCCCGGTAACGACACCAGTCGTGGCAGCGTGCATGACCTCAACCGCTTGGGTAGCTGGCTAGGTGCGATGGCCCAATCCAACGGGGACCAAGGGCCTGATGACACCCCCATCAAGAGCGATTTGGAAACCGCTGCTTACCTCGGACAGCGGGTGGCCGAGACCGTCCGCCGGCTCCAACCGACCTGATCTTATTTCCCCCGACCACGGAGTCTCATCATGAAACTGCTCTGCCTCGACATCCCTCAGCCTGGTGCCAGCCTGGAAAAGTATCAACCGCATTTGCTGGACGAAGCCCGCCACGCATGGCAGCTCTACAAGAGCGGCATCGTGCGAGATTTATATTTCCGCCAGGATCGCCCGGGGTTGCCCTCATCGCTGAATGCGATTCGGTGGAAGCCGCCAAACAAGCCTTGCGCGAATTCCCGCTGGCCAAGGCCGGGATCATTGATTGGGAAGTCATTCCGCTCGGTCCTTTCCTGAACTGGGAATTGCTCTTCGCACCAGGTAACGCCTGATATTTCCGGTCCTTCACTGTGTGTTTCGTGGCAGGCGTCGTTGCGCACTTCAACGGCACCAGTTTCGATAGAAAGGAATTCAGATCATGAACGTTTTAAGCTACGCCGCTCAATCGGCCAGCGGGGATCTCGCGCCTCTTGCATTGGAGCGACGCGAGCCCCGGACGGACGACGTCGTCATCGACATACTGTTTTGCGGGGTCTGCCACACGGACCTCCACTTGGCTCGCAACCACGGCGGCTTCACCAGCTATCCCATCGTCCCGGGGCATGAAATTATCGGCCGGGTCCGGCAGGTTGGCGCCGCGGTGCAACGTTTCAAGGCGGGCGACCTAGTTGGCGTCGGCTGCATGGTCGATTCCTGCCAGCATTGTCAGCCTTGCCTGAAGGGATGGGAGCAGGATTGCGCCGAAGGCGCGACTTACACCTACAACAGCATCGACAGGCATGACGGGATGCCGACTTTCGGCGGTTATTCCAATGCGATTGTGGTGACGGAGAAATTCGTTCTCACTTTGCCAGAAGGAATGGACCCCGCAGGCGCCGCCCCGCTACTCTGCGCCGGCATTACCACTTGGTCGCCGCTGCGCCGCTGGAATGTCGGCGAAGGCAGCAAGGTCGCCGTGATCGGCCTTGGTGGTCTCGGCCACACGGCGCTGAAGCTGGCGAAGGCACTTGGTGCCGACGTCACCCTGTTTACGCGTTCGTCCGGCAAGGAGAAGGACGCCTTCCGTCTCGGTGCCGATCATGTGGTGTTGTCGGGCGATCCGGCACAGATGGCAGCCGTCGCCGGCCGTTTCGACTTGATCATCGACACGGTGCCCTATGACCATGACGTCAACCCATATATGCCGACGCTGGTTCTTGAAGGCGTGCTAGTCCTGGTCGGCTACATGGGACCTCTGGGAACGCCGGTAAATGCCGGCGCGGTCGTGCGTGGTCGCAGGGCGATCACGGGCTCCTTCATCGGCGGTATCGCCGAGACGCAGGAAATGCTCGATTTCTGCGGAAAACACGGCGTCGTCTCGGATGTCGAAATCATTTCCATCCAGCAGATCAACCAAGCCTATGAGCGCATTTTGAAGAGTGACGTGAAATATCGCTTCGTCATCGACATGGCTTCCCTCAAATCCTAAGGAACAAATTTATGGCAGACATCAAGCCCGTCCTGTGCGTTGTTACCAGCCATCCGATCCGTGGTGACAGCGGCGAGCCGACCGGTTTCGCGTTGGTCGAACTGACGCATCCGCTCGAAGTTTTCGAGGCGGCTGGCATCCCGGTGGAAATCGCCTCGATCCGCGGCGGTCATCCGCCGATCGACTTCTTCGACCTGTCTGATCCCGTCAACGCCCACTACTGGAAAGACAAGGGCTTCCGCGATGCGTTGGCTCATTCGCTGATCCTCGGCGATCTCGATCCGTCACGCTATTCGGCGGTCTTCTTTGCCGGCGGCCATGGCACGATGTGGGACTTCGCCGATAGTCCGGCAGTGCAGCGCGTGATCCGCGAGATTTACGAGAGCGGCGGCATTGTGTCCGCGGTCTGCCATGGCCCGGCTGCACTGGTGAATGCAACGCTCTCGGACGGCAGCTATCTTGTTGCTGGCAAGAAAGTGGCTGCCTTTACTGACGAGGAGGAAGCCGAGGTCAAGTACACGCATGTCGTGCCGTATCTGTTAGCGACCACTCTCAAGGAGCGTGGCGCGCTGCATCAGCCGGCGCCCAATTGGACGGAGAAGGTGGTGGTCGATGGCCGCCTCATTACTGGCCAGAACCCGGCTTCGGCTCATGGGGTTGGTCAAGCTATCGTCGATCACCTTGCCGCGAAGTCTTGAGCTGCGAAGAGTCGCGAACAATCGATGACGCGTCCGATCCAGAACCCCATTCTGCCAATGTCACGTTCAAGATCACGGGAGCATCTCACATGAAGATCATCGCCATCGAAGAGCATGTTCTTCCTGATGAGGTGAGGCATGCGTGGAAGTCAATTCATGGTGCCGATGACGGGACGCTCGCGCTGAATGCGGGCGTTCTCGGCGAACGTCTGGCAGACCTCGCCGAGCAGCGATTGGCGCTGATGGACGAAACCGGCGTCGATGTGCAGGTTCTCTCGCTGACGACACCGGGCCTCAACAACCTGGGGCATCGCGGCATTGATCTGGCACGTCGTGCCAACGATCTCCTGGCCGAGGCCGTGGCTGCCAACCCTTCCCGCTTTCAGGCGCTCGCGGCGCTGCCATTCGCGGATGCCGACTCCGCTGCACGAGAGCTTCGACGCTGTGTCGAGGAGCTTGGTTGCAAGGGGGCCATTCTTTATGGCCGCGTTGGTGACAAAAACCTTGATCATGCGATGTTCGAGCCGACTTTCGCCTGTGCGGCTGAACTGGGCATCCCGCTGTTGATCCATCCGCAGATTCCGCAAGCGAGCGTTCGTGACGCCTACTATGCAGGGTTCAGCGCACCGATCGATCTCGCTCTGTCGACCTTCGGCCTTGGATGGCATTACGAAGCCGGCATCCAGTTTGTGCGTATCGTGCTGGCCGGTGTATTTGACCGGCATCCGAACCTCCAAGTGATCCTCGGCCACTGGGGTGAATTGGTGATCTTCTATCTTGAGCGCCTTGCCATGCTTGACCGAGTATCGGAACTGGTGCACCCCTTCGTCGACTACGTGCGCAACAATCTCTATCTGACCGCCAGTGGCATGTTCAGCCCGGCCTATCTAGGTCGGGCGATCGAAGCGGTCGGCCTCGAGCGAATATTGTTTTCGACAGATTTTCCCTACCAGTACCGACGGGGCGGGGATGCCCGTCGCTTTCTTGAAACGCTGCAACTGAACGAAGATGACAAGCGGAAATTCGCGCACGCCAATTGGGAAAAGTTGACCGGAATTGGGTCGTGAACGTTCGCACGCTGCGTCTCGTATTCGCGCTGACGAGCTGCTTGTTCGCACACGTCGTCGTTGCTCAAACAAACCGGCCGCAGGCGGGAAATGCAACCATGCAAACATTAGGATTGTGGACTTCAACCGCCGGTGGACGACCGGCCGCAGCGCCCTACGTGCGCATCGCGCAATTGGACGTCGATCCGCGGCATCTCGAGGAATTCACGGCGGCACTTCAGGAGATCGCCTCCACGTCCATGCGCGAAGAGCCCGGCGTGTTCACGTTATATGCGGTCTCCCTCAAGGAAAATCCGCACCGATTCCAGGTCTTCGAGATGTACAAGGATGAAGCTGCGTACAACGCTCACCGCGAGACCGCGCATTTTCAAAAGTTTTTCGAAACTACGCGAAAAATGGTGACGTCGCGGACATTTCTCGATGTCGATCCCGTTGTGCTGGGAGCCAAGGCGTATTGGGAGCATTCGGATCACTGATGTCGATGCCGCTTACGGTCGCTGCCACGATCATCACGAAACGTGCATGACAATAGCTTAGACCCGAGGGAATGGAGAAACGATGTGCAGCCTCTGAGAAAGTAGCGCTCAATTTCCGAATCTTTAGTCGGTGCTATGGCGTTTCTCACGGGTCTCGTCGCCATGCCGCGCCACGCGATCAACTCCACGTCTTCCATTAGCGAGCAACTCATCACTATGACCACCGAAACTACGCTTTCCGCGAAACAGCAGGCGATCGTACCGATTGCGGCGCACGTTGCGATCGGAGATTTGGCGCGACTGAACATTGCGCTCGGACGGGGTTTGGATGTCGGCCTGTCGATCAGCGATTGCAAGGAAATCCTCGTGCAGATGTATGCGTATGCGGGATTCCCCCGTAGCATCAATGCCTTGACCGAGTTGATGAAACTGCTTCAGACGCGTAAGCAGGATGGCATCGTGGACGCCCCAGGTCTAGATTCTTGCCCTGTTCCGCAGGGCGCCGCATTGCTGGACGCAGGCACGGCGAATCAGACCAAGCTCTCGGGTGCGCCGGTCAAAGGCCCGCTGTTTGAATTTGCGCCAGCCATCGATCTGTATTTGAAAACACACCTGTTCGGCGACATTTTTGCGCGTGACAACCTCGACTGGCAGAGCCGTGAGTTGGCCACGGTCGCGGCTCTGGCTGCCATGCCGGGCGTGGAGCCCCAGCTGCAGGCCCACATGCGCATCAGTATGAACGTGGGCGTAAGCGCTGCCCAATTGCGGCAGCTCATTCAGGTGCTTGCCGAACGCGTAAGCGCGGATGCGGGCCAGCGCGCGCAAGCCGCACTGGACGCCCAATTGTCGAGTGGCCTGCAGCATTGATCCATTGCGGTATCGGCACACCCTGCGCTATGCACCGCGGCTATCTTGAATAGCCGACATTAGGTACGCACCCACAGAAAGGAGATTCAATAATGAACCTGACAGCAAACACCATTCTCATTACTGGCGGCGCGACCGGCATCGGGTTTGCGCTTGCGCGGCAACTATCGGAACGCGGCAACCGCGTCATCATTTGCGGACGGAACGCGGAAGCGCTTCAAAATGCGCAGGCAGAAGTACCGGCACTCGTCACGCGTGTTTGCGATGTCGCTGATACCGAAAGCCGCCGTGCGATGGTGGAATGGTTGAATACGGCACACCCCACGCTCAACATGCTGATCAACAATGCCGGCGTTCAATATCGTCGCATATTTGAAGAAGCCGTCGCGCTCGACGAGCTCGAGAAAGAGGTGGTC
The sequence above is drawn from the Pseudolysobacter antarcticus genome and encodes:
- a CDS encoding LysR family transcriptional regulator — translated: MRHAGSLTRKQPSVAKDARTFFPLAEALMKTDMRGRLDGVAVFVEAVGAGGFARAAKRLALSRSAVGKAIARLETRLGVRLFHRTTRTQNLTEDGHVYYERCLRAIEELRAAESQLESGKQEVAGRLRITMPVLFGRYCIAPILLDFARLHPKLELELSFSDRPVDLIAEGFDLGIRNGALGEATGLCARRLATQPKALCAAPDYLKARGQPDTIEALATHDVLIHCRMGNPYPWLLADANGRLIEVTLASRLRLDDLEVTADAAVAGMGLAWLPHWLIRERIQAGTLVPLWENRPSASMDSHAVWPVTEYMPLRVRLAIDTLLEKLPEAPGVQVPTALPGWHMQGVTASGSPSSRGKRSVR
- a CDS encoding amidohydrolase family protein; the encoded protein is MKIIAIEEHVLPDEVRHAWKSIHGADDGTLALNAGVLGERLADLAEQRLALMDETGVDVQVLSLTTPGLNNLGHRGIDLARRANDLLAEAVAANPSRFQALAALPFADADSAARELRRCVEELGCKGAILYGRVGDKNLDHAMFEPTFACAAELGIPLLIHPQIPQASVRDAYYAGFSAPIDLALSTFGLGWHYEAGIQFVRIVLAGVFDRHPNLQVILGHWGELVIFYLERLAMLDRVSELVHPFVDYVRNNLYLTASGMFSPAYLGRAIEAVGLERILFSTDFPYQYRRGGDARRFLETLQLNEDDKRKFAHANWEKLTGIGS
- a CDS encoding type 1 glutamine amidotransferase domain-containing protein, which codes for MADIKPVLCVVTSHPIRGDSGEPTGFALVELTHPLEVFEAAGIPVEIASIRGGHPPIDFFDLSDPVNAHYWKDKGFRDALAHSLILGDLDPSRYSAVFFAGGHGTMWDFADSPAVQRVIREIYESGGIVSAVCHGPAALVNATLSDGSYLVAGKKVAAFTDEEEAEVKYTHVVPYLLATTLKERGALHQPAPNWTEKVVVDGRLITGQNPASAHGVGQAIVDHLAAKS
- a CDS encoding flavodoxin family protein, with the translated sequence MQISIIYDSGYGHTAKQAQSVAEGVRRVEGTEVRLIPVSEGHIPWEVLEASDAIVFGSPTYSGSPSARFKQFCEDSTKAAWNQMKWRNKVAAGFTNSGAQNGDKLNSLISMALFAAQHGMLWVGLDLKPGNDTSRGSVHDLNRLGSWLGAMAQSNGDQGPDDTPIKSDLETAAYLGQRVAETVRRLQPT
- a CDS encoding NAD(P)-dependent alcohol dehydrogenase — encoded protein: MNVLSYAAQSASGDLAPLALERREPRTDDVVIDILFCGVCHTDLHLARNHGGFTSYPIVPGHEIIGRVRQVGAAVQRFKAGDLVGVGCMVDSCQHCQPCLKGWEQDCAEGATYTYNSIDRHDGMPTFGGYSNAIVVTEKFVLTLPEGMDPAGAAPLLCAGITTWSPLRRWNVGEGSKVAVIGLGGLGHTALKLAKALGADVTLFTRSSGKEKDAFRLGADHVVLSGDPAQMAAVAGRFDLIIDTVPYDHDVNPYMPTLVLEGVLVLVGYMGPLGTPVNAGAVVRGRRAITGSFIGGIAETQEMLDFCGKHGVVSDVEIISIQQINQAYERILKSDVKYRFVIDMASLKS
- a CDS encoding carboxymuconolactone decarboxylase family protein, with protein sequence MPRHAINSTSSISEQLITMTTETTLSAKQQAIVPIAAHVAIGDLARLNIALGRGLDVGLSISDCKEILVQMYAYAGFPRSINALTELMKLLQTRKQDGIVDAPGLDSCPVPQGAALLDAGTANQTKLSGAPVKGPLFEFAPAIDLYLKTHLFGDIFARDNLDWQSRELATVAALAAMPGVEPQLQAHMRISMNVGVSAAQLRQLIQVLAERVSADAGQRAQAALDAQLSSGLQH
- a CDS encoding putative quinol monooxygenase, with product MNVRTLRLVFALTSCLFAHVVVAQTNRPQAGNATMQTLGLWTSTAGGRPAAAPYVRIAQLDVDPRHLEEFTAALQEIASTSMREEPGVFTLYAVSLKENPHRFQVFEMYKDEAAYNAHRETAHFQKFFETTRKMVTSRTFLDVDPVVLGAKAYWEHSDH
- a CDS encoding rhomboid family intramembrane serine protease codes for the protein MNTPVFDLDPVNPSTVLVRNDRARLRLAFLSALALVGGLWLLWIATISLGWSNDDLALLPRTWRGLLGILTAPLAHASLAHLVSNTAPLLLLGTLTLYAYPLAVRRALPLIWIVSGLGVWLWGRPSHHLGISGIIHGLMFFLFVIGLLRRDRLAITIALAVFFFYGGMVMTVLPHESDISWEYHLFGAFGGAIAAILWDRLDPLPARKKYSWDLEEEQRRYAEEHAHDDEFEPTRPHHVPVLWHRPEAMTQRQRNAGNVLQFPDPHEPRRIAVVDAETQRDER
- a CDS encoding DALR anticodon-binding domain-containing protein — encoded protein: MLICAQIETGAEANLHAAIAAASSTITPLLATRSYVDVLKHLADLRAPVDAFFEGVMVMVDDTAKRRNRLSLLAQLRRMFLEVADISLLHNVA
- a CDS encoding DUF1348 family protein, producing the protein MTSAAETRPPLPPFTLETALKKVRAAEDGWNGRSPEKVALAYSEDSQWRNRSEFFQGRAAIVEFLTRKWANEHDYRLIKELWTFGDNRIAVRFAYECHDQNGHWKRAYGNENWEFDERGLMRIRHASINDVAIDGSERKFFWDRTGPRPLDHPSLSDLGL